A genome region from Mycolicibacterium litorale includes the following:
- a CDS encoding ATP-dependent 6-phosphofructokinase: MRIGVLTGGGDCPGLNAVIRAVVRTCDVRYGSSVVGFQDGWRGLLENRRIQLRNDDRNDRLLAKGGTVLGTARVHPEKLRAGLDQIKQTLDDNGIDVLIPIGGEGTLTAAHWLSEENVPVVGVPKTIDNDIDCTDVTFGHDTALTVASEAIDRLHSTAESHQRVMLVEVMGRHAGWIALNAGLASGAHMTLIPEQPFDVEDVCRLVKQRFVRGDSHFICVVAEGAKPAEGTMQLRQGGMDEFGHEKFTGVAQQLAIEVEKRVNRDVRVTVLGHVQRGGTPTPFDRVLATRFGVNAADAAHAGEYGMMVSLRGQEIGRVSLADATRQLKLVPQTRYDDAAEFFG, translated from the coding sequence ATGCGCATCGGAGTTCTCACCGGCGGTGGTGACTGTCCCGGCCTGAACGCCGTGATCAGGGCGGTGGTCCGCACCTGCGATGTGCGCTACGGCTCGTCGGTCGTGGGATTCCAGGACGGCTGGCGCGGTCTGCTGGAGAACCGTCGCATCCAGTTGCGCAACGACGACCGCAACGACCGGCTGCTCGCCAAGGGCGGCACGGTGCTCGGCACCGCGCGCGTGCACCCGGAGAAGCTGCGCGCCGGGCTGGATCAGATCAAGCAGACGCTCGACGACAACGGCATCGACGTGCTGATCCCGATCGGCGGGGAGGGCACGCTGACCGCCGCGCACTGGCTGTCGGAGGAGAACGTGCCGGTGGTCGGGGTGCCGAAGACCATCGACAACGACATCGACTGCACCGACGTCACTTTCGGACACGACACCGCGCTGACGGTGGCCAGTGAGGCCATCGACCGGCTGCACTCCACCGCGGAGTCCCATCAGCGGGTGATGCTCGTCGAGGTGATGGGCCGCCACGCCGGCTGGATCGCGTTGAACGCCGGTCTGGCCTCCGGGGCGCACATGACGTTGATCCCCGAACAGCCCTTCGACGTCGAAGATGTGTGCCGGCTGGTCAAACAGCGGTTCGTGCGCGGGGATTCGCACTTCATCTGCGTCGTCGCCGAGGGGGCGAAACCCGCCGAGGGCACCATGCAGTTGCGCCAGGGCGGGATGGACGAGTTCGGCCACGAGAAGTTCACCGGCGTCGCCCAGCAGTTGGCGATCGAGGTGGAGAAGCGGGTCAACCGCGATGTGCGGGTGACGGTGCTCGGCCATGTGCAGCGCGGTGGCACGCCGACGCCGTTCGACCGCGTGCTGGCGACGCGTTTCGGTGTGAACGCCGCCGACGCCGCCCACGCGGGGGAGTACGGGATGATGGTGTCGCTGCGCGGGCAGGAGATCGGCCGGGTGTCGCTCGCCGACGCCACCCGTCAACTCAAACTGGTGCCGCAGACCCGCTACGACGACGCCGCCGAGTTCTTCGGCTGA
- a CDS encoding LLM class flavin-dependent oxidoreductase, whose product MPSDTTAPPVQPAAFLRTTLPLDLSGLAHLDSGRYHSIWLPDHMVSFWPDSIWTPEFTDLARASPSPHRHLDGMAVAAAAAVLTETTPLATAVVDTVRRHPASLAQSALTIDHLARGRFILGLGSGERENIVPYGFGFDRPVSRFEEALRVIRLLWESDKPVDFDGQFYRLREARLDTEPYGGRFPEIWIGASGPRMLDIAGRHADGWWPAGAWTPEHYADMLATVRGAAERAGRDPMAITPCFIQICLIARDEAALADIVQAPLVKALLLQVSAETLSTFGHDHPLGADWRGFHDIDPATLTRDRILDFLDRVHPEALLAVLPHGTPRQVARIVKDYVDAGLRVPKIMDYGAMAGLSHAAASAGNVREAEDELVRLCGAQNHE is encoded by the coding sequence GTGCCCAGCGATACGACGGCGCCGCCGGTGCAGCCCGCGGCGTTCCTGCGCACCACGCTGCCGCTGGACCTGTCCGGCCTCGCCCACCTCGACAGCGGCCGCTACCACTCGATCTGGCTCCCCGACCACATGGTCAGTTTCTGGCCCGATTCGATCTGGACACCGGAGTTCACCGACCTGGCCCGAGCGTCTCCGTCCCCGCACCGCCACCTCGACGGGATGGCGGTGGCCGCCGCGGCCGCGGTGCTGACCGAGACGACCCCGCTGGCGACCGCCGTCGTGGACACCGTGCGCCGGCACCCCGCCTCTCTGGCGCAGTCCGCGTTGACCATCGACCACCTCGCCCGCGGACGTTTCATCCTTGGCCTGGGCAGTGGCGAGCGGGAGAACATCGTGCCCTACGGGTTCGGTTTCGACCGGCCCGTCAGCCGGTTCGAGGAGGCCCTTCGGGTCATCCGGCTGCTCTGGGAATCCGACAAGCCGGTCGACTTCGACGGGCAGTTCTACCGATTGCGGGAGGCGCGACTGGACACCGAACCCTACGGCGGCCGATTCCCGGAGATCTGGATCGGCGCCAGCGGACCCCGGATGCTCGACATCGCCGGCCGCCACGCCGACGGCTGGTGGCCGGCCGGCGCATGGACTCCGGAGCACTACGCCGACATGCTCGCCACTGTCCGCGGTGCGGCCGAGCGCGCCGGACGGGACCCGATGGCGATCACCCCCTGCTTCATCCAGATCTGTCTGATCGCCCGCGACGAGGCCGCACTGGCCGACATCGTGCAGGCCCCGCTGGTCAAGGCGCTTCTCCTGCAGGTATCGGCCGAGACGCTGTCGACGTTCGGGCACGACCACCCGCTCGGCGCGGACTGGCGCGGCTTCCACGACATCGACCCTGCGACGCTCACCCGTGACCGGATCCTCGACTTCCTCGACCGCGTGCATCCGGAGGCACTGCTGGCGGTTCTGCCCCACGGCACACCCCGCCAGGTCGCCCGCATCGTCAAGGACTACGTCGACGCGGGGCTGCGCGTCCCCAAGATCATGGACTACGGCGCGATGGCCGGCCTCTCCCACGCCGCCGCGTCCGCCGGCAACGTCCGCGAGGCCGAGGACGAACTGGTGCGGCTGTGCGGAGCACAGAACCATGAGTGA
- a CDS encoding sulfotransferase family protein yields MSERLDARDLLARAETATGLHDYGDPSLPERFEVAVEHLNGLGMNAEGIQRASEVCHWLLTSRLEFFADRHRHAVADEVIDRPMFVTGEPRSGTTLMHALMSVDPDARALRFWEVMYPSPPPGLAGPDDPRRARADADWREINARMPKWLHSHPYNDMLGDGLPEDERTWAFDFRVMTPTAWWRVPMQTVVGGLPTDAAAQYRIHRAMLQQCQYGRPRKYWVCKGFHGFRLDEFFAAYPDAHLLWLHRDPVQVAASRTMMMADILEGIVGPIDLAAAAKMHLDLTRASIANTMSHPLVGDPRVHHVRYTDFIADQVGTVRSFYASCGRELSGAAESAMRRYLADNRGDRYGKFRYSTSLLTDIGEDIDALNEEFRPFRERFGVSIEKRS; encoded by the coding sequence ATGAGTGAACGATTGGACGCCCGCGATCTGCTGGCGCGCGCCGAGACGGCCACCGGGCTGCACGACTACGGTGACCCGAGCCTGCCCGAACGGTTCGAGGTGGCGGTCGAGCATCTCAACGGCCTGGGCATGAACGCCGAAGGCATACAACGCGCGTCGGAGGTGTGCCACTGGCTGCTCACCTCGCGGCTGGAGTTCTTCGCCGACCGGCACCGCCACGCGGTCGCCGACGAGGTGATCGACCGGCCGATGTTCGTCACCGGTGAACCGCGTTCGGGCACAACGCTGATGCACGCCCTCATGTCGGTCGATCCCGACGCGCGCGCACTGCGGTTCTGGGAGGTGATGTATCCGTCACCGCCGCCGGGGCTGGCGGGTCCCGACGATCCGCGCCGCGCCCGCGCCGATGCGGACTGGCGCGAGATCAACGCCAGAATGCCCAAGTGGCTGCACAGCCATCCCTACAACGACATGCTCGGCGACGGCCTGCCCGAGGACGAGCGCACCTGGGCGTTCGATTTCCGGGTGATGACGCCGACGGCGTGGTGGCGGGTGCCGATGCAGACGGTGGTGGGCGGACTGCCGACCGATGCGGCGGCGCAGTACCGGATCCACCGGGCGATGTTGCAGCAGTGCCAGTATGGGAGGCCGCGAAAGTACTGGGTGTGCAAGGGGTTCCACGGGTTTCGGCTCGACGAGTTCTTCGCGGCCTATCCGGACGCCCACCTGCTGTGGCTGCATCGCGATCCGGTTCAGGTCGCCGCCTCGCGCACGATGATGATGGCCGACATCCTCGAGGGCATCGTGGGCCCCATCGACCTCGCGGCCGCGGCGAAGATGCATCTCGACCTCACCCGGGCGAGCATCGCCAACACGATGAGCCATCCCCTGGTCGGCGACCCCCGGGTGCACCATGTGCGATACACCGATTTCATCGCCGACCAGGTGGGCACCGTGCGGAGCTTCTACGCCTCCTGCGGACGCGAACTGTCCGGCGCCGCCGAGTCGGCGATGCGCCGCTACCTGGCCGACAACCGCGGCGACCGGTACGGCAAGTTCCGCTACTCCACGTCGCTTCTCACCGACATCGGTGAGGACATCGATGCGCTGAACGAGGAGTTCCGGCCGTTCCGCGAGCGGTTCGGGGTGTCCATCGAGAAGCGGAGCTGA
- the gatB gene encoding Asp-tRNA(Asn)/Glu-tRNA(Gln) amidotransferase subunit GatB, with amino-acid sequence MTATSVADLLDYDEVVARFEPVMGMEVHVELSTATKMFCGCANAFGAEPNTQVCPVCLGLPGSLPVLNQEAVESAIRIGLALNCEIVPWCRFARKNYFYPDQPKNYQISQYDEPIAINGYLDVPLDDGTTWRVEIERAHMEEDTGKLTHLGSDTGRISGATNSLADYNRAGVPLIEIVTRPIEGAGARAPEIARAYVTALRDLLRALGVSDVRMDQGSMRCDANVSLKPVGQAEFGTRTETKNVNSLKSVEVAVRYEMRRQAAVLTAGGTITQETRHFHEDGYTSPGRSKETAEDYRYFPEPDLEPVAPDAELVERLRQTLPELPWLARKRIQQEWGISDEVMRDLVNNGAIDLVAATVEHGASSEAARAWWGNFLVQKANELGVELDALPITPAQVAAVVELVDSGKLSNKLARQVVEGVLAGEGEPAQVMADRGLEVVRDDSALQAAVDEALAANPGIVEKIRGGKVQAAGAIVGAVMKATKGQADAARVRELVLAACG; translated from the coding sequence ATGACGGCGACTTCGGTGGCAGACCTTCTCGACTACGACGAGGTCGTGGCGCGCTTCGAACCGGTGATGGGCATGGAGGTGCACGTCGAACTGTCGACGGCGACCAAGATGTTCTGCGGCTGCGCCAACGCGTTCGGCGCCGAACCCAACACGCAGGTGTGCCCCGTGTGTCTGGGGCTGCCCGGTTCGCTGCCCGTACTCAACCAGGAGGCCGTCGAATCGGCGATCCGCATCGGCTTGGCGCTCAACTGCGAGATCGTGCCGTGGTGCCGGTTCGCCCGGAAGAACTACTTCTATCCGGACCAGCCGAAGAACTACCAGATCTCGCAGTACGACGAACCGATCGCGATCAACGGGTACCTCGACGTGCCGCTCGACGACGGCACCACCTGGCGGGTGGAGATCGAACGGGCCCACATGGAGGAGGACACGGGCAAGCTGACCCACTTGGGCAGCGACACAGGGCGCATCTCGGGCGCGACGAACTCGCTGGCCGACTACAACCGCGCCGGTGTGCCGTTGATCGAGATCGTCACCCGGCCGATCGAGGGTGCCGGCGCGCGCGCCCCGGAGATCGCCCGCGCCTACGTCACGGCGCTGCGCGACCTGCTGCGAGCGCTCGGGGTGTCCGATGTGCGCATGGATCAGGGATCGATGCGCTGCGATGCGAACGTGTCGCTCAAACCCGTCGGGCAGGCCGAGTTCGGCACGCGCACCGAGACCAAGAACGTCAACTCGCTCAAGAGCGTCGAGGTGGCTGTCCGCTACGAGATGCGCCGCCAGGCCGCGGTGCTGACCGCCGGTGGCACGATCACCCAGGAGACGCGGCACTTCCACGAGGATGGGTACACCTCGCCGGGACGCAGCAAGGAGACCGCGGAGGACTACCGCTACTTCCCGGAACCGGATCTCGAACCTGTCGCGCCGGACGCCGAGCTCGTCGAGCGGCTGCGTCAGACGCTGCCCGAGCTGCCGTGGCTGGCGCGCAAGCGAATCCAGCAGGAGTGGGGTATCTCCGACGAGGTGATGCGCGACCTGGTCAACAACGGGGCGATCGACCTCGTGGCCGCGACCGTCGAACACGGCGCCTCCAGTGAGGCCGCCCGCGCCTGGTGGGGGAACTTCCTGGTGCAGAAGGCCAATGAACTCGGCGTGGAACTCGACGCGCTGCCCATCACCCCGGCGCAGGTGGCGGCGGTGGTCGAACTGGTCGACAGCGGAAAGCTGTCGAACAAGCTGGCCCGCCAGGTCGTCGAGGGCGTGCTGGCCGGTGAGGGTGAGCCCGCGCAGGTGATGGCCGACCGCGGACTCGAAGTGGTGCGAGACGATTCGGCGCTGCAGGCCGCGGTCGACGAGGCGCTGGCCGCCAATCCCGGCATCGTCGAGAAGATCCGCGGTGGCAAGGTGCAGGCCGCGGGCGCCATCGTCGGTGCCGTGATGAAGGCGACCAAGGGTCAGGCCGACGCGGCGCGGGTGCGCGAACTGGTGCTCGCCGCCTGCGGCTGA
- a CDS encoding enoyl-CoA hydratase/isomerase family protein, giving the protein MTVAAPVTMTTPCAGVAVLTLNRPERLNALNEVMVRELAATLAALRTDTGTHAVVLTGAGRGFCSGIDVRDFGPGMLEADAPALDRMRFQETMAALPQALRALPQPVIAAVNGPCVGAGLALCLAADIRICSAAASFGNAAILLGLSGAEMGMSYHLPRIVGTSVAADWMLTGRTVTADEADRRGLVSQLVGSGALVDRAVELAALVAGLSPFGVQLTKRALHVNTDAASLDAALELENRNQVLSHATDDAAARRQPWTAKRT; this is encoded by the coding sequence CTGACGGTGGCCGCCCCCGTCACCATGACGACCCCCTGCGCGGGTGTCGCTGTACTCACCCTCAACCGGCCCGAACGCCTCAACGCGCTGAACGAGGTGATGGTGCGCGAACTGGCCGCCACCCTGGCCGCGCTGCGCACCGACACCGGCACGCACGCGGTCGTGCTCACCGGCGCCGGACGCGGGTTCTGTTCGGGCATCGACGTGCGCGACTTCGGGCCCGGCATGCTCGAGGCGGATGCGCCCGCCCTGGACCGGATGCGTTTCCAGGAGACGATGGCGGCCCTGCCGCAGGCGCTGCGGGCGCTGCCCCAACCGGTGATCGCCGCCGTCAACGGTCCGTGTGTGGGCGCCGGGCTCGCGCTGTGCCTGGCCGCCGATATTCGGATCTGTTCGGCCGCAGCCTCTTTCGGTAATGCCGCGATTCTGCTGGGGTTGTCCGGAGCCGAGATGGGCATGAGCTACCACCTGCCCCGCATCGTCGGCACGAGCGTGGCGGCGGACTGGATGCTGACCGGCCGCACGGTCACCGCCGACGAGGCCGACCGCCGCGGACTGGTGTCCCAACTGGTGGGCTCCGGAGCCCTGGTCGACCGCGCGGTCGAACTCGCCGCGCTGGTGGCCGGACTCTCGCCGTTCGGGGTGCAGTTGACCAAACGGGCGCTGCACGTGAACACCGACGCCGCGAGCCTCGACGCCGCGCTGGAGCTGGAGAACCGCAATCAGGTGCTATCGCATGCGACCGATGACGCGGCGGCGCGGCGGCAACCGTGGACCGCGAAGCGAACGTGA
- a CDS encoding sugar phosphate isomerase/epimerase family protein, whose product MSVHSVTFYGAALGELHTHWTALGLNRLSLIDFQLSDPALAPLLDAHGYRIDAVYHLFGAGRVPAAADDIAAARDTLNRLIDTAAGVDARMVYMLTGGRGPLSWREGADRFCAAVAPCVARARDAGVALAIENASSLYADIHIAHSLRDTIMLAEMAGLGICIDLFHCWAEAELPALIERALPRTEHVQLSDYVLGDRALPARAVPGDGAIPVESFVAQVLAGGYAHGVDLELIGPRIDAEGRAAAARRACDVIGPMLDRLGA is encoded by the coding sequence ATGTCGGTGCACAGCGTGACGTTCTACGGCGCCGCGCTCGGCGAATTGCACACCCACTGGACGGCGCTGGGCCTGAACCGGTTGAGCCTCATCGACTTCCAGCTGTCCGACCCGGCGCTGGCGCCGCTGCTCGACGCGCACGGATACCGCATCGACGCCGTCTACCATCTGTTCGGCGCGGGCCGGGTGCCCGCCGCGGCCGACGACATCGCCGCCGCGCGGGACACTCTGAACCGGCTCATCGACACGGCGGCCGGCGTGGACGCGCGGATGGTCTACATGCTCACCGGCGGACGGGGGCCGCTGTCCTGGCGGGAGGGTGCCGACCGGTTCTGCGCCGCGGTGGCGCCGTGCGTGGCACGCGCCCGCGACGCCGGTGTCGCGCTGGCGATCGAGAACGCGTCGAGCCTGTACGCCGACATCCACATCGCGCACTCGCTGCGCGACACGATCATGCTGGCCGAGATGGCGGGGCTGGGCATCTGCATCGACCTCTTCCACTGCTGGGCCGAGGCTGAACTGCCGGCACTGATCGAACGCGCACTGCCCCGCACCGAACACGTGCAGCTGAGCGACTATGTGCTCGGCGACCGCGCACTGCCCGCACGCGCGGTGCCCGGTGACGGCGCCATCCCCGTCGAGTCGTTCGTCGCCCAGGTCCTCGCCGGCGGGTATGCACACGGTGTCGATCTGGAACTCATCGGGCCGCGGATCGATGCGGAGGGGCGCGCGGCCGCGGCCCGGCGCGCATGCGACGTCATCGGCCCGATGCTCGACCGGCTCGGTGCGTGA
- a CDS encoding DUF1214 domain-containing protein — protein MAFGDGDDDATLHAAWSAFCARLEAAGAQAYKDHNATSGRQRADALRFLTQNLGQAFDLALETADTRYPVVHAFCTPLRKLGGDCADFTYHQAWIDGAHTYRITGNRGTAPFLNITVQGPRQTGPGVLHEPFGDVPEANLFGHQLTAGPDGDFELNVGGPQRDPNWLPTTPESRKLFIRQGFDGWDERPAELRIERVDMASPRPLPTPADMVRAIEWAGDFVEGVMRDWPDHPFGYGGVDPGRPNRFPPADRVAGDDKRGRAAANMYWELEADEALVIEFDAHEGLWNLTNMGVFFTSMDYLYRPVSYTPSRTVIDGDGKIRVVLAHDDPGCHNWLDTQGFSRGNVTYRHLLAGEPVALRTRVVSRAELAEVLPPDTVTVTAEQRSAQMWARFNGVRLRHRM, from the coding sequence ATGGCGTTCGGTGACGGCGACGACGACGCCACACTGCACGCGGCGTGGTCGGCGTTCTGCGCCCGGCTCGAAGCAGCAGGCGCACAGGCCTACAAGGACCACAACGCCACCTCGGGACGACAACGCGCCGACGCACTGCGATTCCTGACCCAGAACCTCGGGCAGGCATTCGACCTCGCACTGGAGACCGCCGACACGCGGTATCCGGTGGTGCACGCCTTCTGCACGCCGCTGCGCAAACTGGGCGGTGACTGCGCGGACTTCACCTACCACCAGGCCTGGATCGACGGTGCGCACACCTACCGCATCACCGGAAACCGCGGCACCGCACCGTTTCTCAACATCACCGTGCAGGGGCCCCGGCAGACCGGCCCAGGCGTGCTGCACGAGCCGTTCGGAGACGTGCCGGAGGCCAACCTGTTCGGCCACCAGCTGACGGCCGGGCCGGACGGCGACTTCGAGTTGAATGTCGGAGGGCCGCAACGCGATCCGAACTGGCTGCCGACGACGCCCGAGTCCCGCAAACTGTTCATTCGCCAGGGTTTCGACGGGTGGGACGAGCGCCCTGCCGAGCTGCGGATCGAGCGGGTGGACATGGCCTCACCGCGGCCGCTGCCCACGCCCGCAGACATGGTGCGAGCGATCGAATGGGCCGGCGACTTCGTCGAGGGCGTGATGCGCGACTGGCCGGATCACCCGTTCGGCTACGGCGGTGTCGATCCCGGGCGGCCCAACCGGTTTCCCCCGGCCGACCGCGTCGCCGGTGACGACAAACGCGGACGTGCGGCGGCGAACATGTACTGGGAACTCGAGGCCGACGAGGCGCTGGTCATCGAGTTCGACGCGCACGAGGGGCTGTGGAACCTGACCAACATGGGCGTGTTCTTCACCAGCATGGACTACCTGTACCGCCCGGTGAGCTACACGCCGAGCAGGACCGTGATCGACGGGGACGGGAAGATCCGCGTGGTGCTGGCCCACGACGACCCGGGGTGCCACAACTGGCTCGACACGCAGGGTTTCAGCCGCGGCAACGTGACCTACCGTCACCTGCTCGCCGGCGAACCCGTCGCCCTGCGAACCCGCGTCGTGAGCCGGGCCGAGCTCGCCGAGGTCCTACCCCCGGACACCGTGACCGTCACCGCGGAGCAACGCAGCGCCCAGATGTGGGCCCGGTTCAACGGCGTCCGGCTGCGGCACCGGATGTGA
- a CDS encoding cutinase family protein, with protein MQLSRGVGKVAAAAAVGSAAMFGGTFAAPVAAAQPCPDVEVIFARGTTEAPGVGWVGQAFVDSLQKQLGDKSVNVYPVAYPASPDWPRAADGVIDTSNRVRDMVNTCPDSKMVLGGYSQGAAVMGYVTADEIPPGYIPPVGITGPMAPEIADHVAAVVLFGQPSTRFLDAISAPPITIGSLYAGKTLEQCIPDDPICTDNGGNLFAHSQYGANGMIDQAATYAADRVRA; from the coding sequence ATGCAGCTCAGTCGGGGTGTTGGCAAGGTCGCCGCAGCGGCGGCCGTCGGGTCGGCGGCGATGTTCGGCGGGACGTTCGCGGCACCGGTCGCGGCCGCCCAGCCGTGTCCGGACGTCGAGGTGATCTTCGCGCGCGGCACCACCGAGGCGCCCGGCGTGGGATGGGTCGGGCAGGCTTTCGTCGACTCGCTGCAGAAGCAGTTGGGCGACAAGTCGGTGAACGTCTATCCGGTCGCCTATCCGGCGAGCCCGGACTGGCCACGCGCCGCCGACGGCGTCATCGACACGAGCAACCGCGTCCGCGACATGGTCAACACCTGTCCTGACTCGAAGATGGTGCTCGGCGGCTACTCGCAGGGCGCGGCGGTCATGGGCTACGTCACCGCCGACGAGATCCCGCCGGGCTACATCCCCCCGGTCGGCATCACCGGACCGATGGCCCCGGAGATCGCCGACCACGTGGCCGCCGTCGTGCTGTTCGGTCAGCCGTCGACGCGATTTCTCGACGCGATCAGCGCACCGCCGATCACGATCGGCTCGCTGTATGCCGGCAAGACCCTCGAGCAGTGCATCCCGGATGATCCGATCTGCACCGACAACGGCGGAAACCTGTTCGCGCACAGCCAATACGGCGCCAACGGCATGATCGACCAGGCCGCCACCTACGCGGCGGACCGGGTCAGGGCCTGA
- a CDS encoding acetyl-CoA C-acetyltransferase, producing the protein MTDAWILDAVRTPRGRGRPGGGLHGVHPQELFAQCLEALVTRCGFDPGEVDDVVAGNGLQAGEHGDDIARLSVLLAGWPQTVPGMTLNRFCGSGQQAITVAAAGVASGAQDVVVAGGVESMSRWDVTVGAPTIDGANPALRKRYPTVPQGISADLIASLEGFTRADVDTYAAQSQRRAQEAIAEGRFDRSLITVTDTDGTPLLDHDEHPRPGTTVETLAGLRPAFAAMGAAGVEGESLTFDEICLDRYPKVERIDHVHHAGNSSGVVDGAAAAVIASPEWSRRQGISPRARIRATAAIGSEPIIMLTAPGPAAQACLAKAGMHTGDIDLWEVNEAFAAVPLKTIRDLDLDPDRVNVNGGAIALGHPIGATGAMLIGTVLDELERRGLTTGLVTMCTGGGMGTATIVERI; encoded by the coding sequence ATGACGGACGCGTGGATTCTCGACGCCGTGCGCACCCCGCGCGGCCGCGGCCGGCCCGGCGGTGGCCTGCACGGTGTCCATCCCCAGGAGCTGTTCGCGCAGTGCCTCGAGGCGCTGGTCACTCGTTGCGGTTTCGACCCCGGCGAGGTGGACGACGTCGTGGCGGGCAACGGTCTGCAGGCCGGGGAACACGGCGACGACATCGCCCGCTTGTCGGTGCTGCTGGCGGGCTGGCCGCAGACGGTTCCCGGGATGACGCTCAACCGGTTCTGCGGGTCCGGGCAGCAGGCCATCACGGTCGCTGCGGCCGGTGTGGCCAGCGGGGCGCAGGACGTCGTGGTGGCCGGCGGTGTGGAATCGATGTCGAGATGGGACGTGACGGTCGGGGCGCCGACGATCGACGGCGCCAACCCGGCTTTGCGGAAGCGCTACCCGACGGTGCCGCAGGGCATCTCGGCCGATCTGATCGCGTCGCTGGAGGGCTTCACCCGTGCGGACGTCGACACCTACGCCGCACAGAGCCAGCGGCGCGCGCAGGAGGCGATCGCCGAGGGCCGGTTCGACCGGTCGCTCATCACGGTGACCGACACCGATGGCACCCCACTGCTCGACCATGACGAGCACCCCCGGCCGGGAACCACCGTGGAGACCCTCGCCGGTCTGCGCCCCGCGTTCGCCGCGATGGGAGCGGCCGGTGTCGAGGGCGAGAGCCTGACCTTCGACGAGATCTGCCTGGACCGCTATCCGAAGGTCGAGCGCATCGACCACGTCCACCACGCGGGCAATTCGTCCGGCGTGGTCGACGGTGCCGCCGCCGCGGTGATCGCCTCACCCGAATGGTCACGGCGACAGGGGATCTCGCCCCGCGCCCGGATCCGCGCGACGGCCGCGATCGGCAGCGAACCGATCATCATGCTGACCGCTCCCGGCCCGGCCGCCCAGGCGTGTCTGGCCAAGGCGGGTATGCACACCGGTGACATCGACCTGTGGGAGGTCAACGAAGCGTTCGCCGCCGTGCCGCTCAAGACCATTCGCGACCTCGACCTCGACCCGGACCGCGTCAACGTCAACGGTGGGGCCATCGCGCTCGGGCACCCGATCGGCGCCACCGGCGCCATGCTGATCGGCACGGTGCTCGACGAACTGGAGCGCCGCGGCCTGACCACCGGACTGGTCACCATGTGCACCGGCGGCGGTATGGGCACCGCCACGATCGTCGAGCGGATCTGA